One Actinomyces respiraculi DNA window includes the following coding sequences:
- a CDS encoding ABC transporter permease has translation MSRTPHQPSAPTRALVAPPAPAVAHTRAARTAATQTAAAQTSARRPGPVPALALGLVILAAWWAVAVAGVLPAVFLPNPLDVARRLWLAVAQGGILTYAGVTLREALLGCLLAATAALPLAWALYRWALFSRIVLPYVAASQAVPAIAVAPLLVLWIGYGTLPVIVLCAFMVFFPITVSVLLGLRGLDTDVLDAARLDGAHGLTLLAYMELPMALPSILAGLRTGFTLSVTGAVVGEMTMGGEGLGMVLSHQRDSVDTTGLFSTIVLLCVMATSIHWCLYELERRSRVVAAMRGRRAT, from the coding sequence GTGAGCCGCACCCCTCACCAGCCGAGCGCCCCCACGCGCGCGCTCGTCGCGCCCCCGGCGCCCGCCGTCGCCCACACCAGAGCAGCCCGGACGGCCGCCACCCAGACAGCAGCCGCCCAGACCTCCGCCCGCCGCCCCGGCCCGGTGCCCGCGCTCGCCCTGGGACTCGTCATTCTCGCCGCCTGGTGGGCGGTCGCCGTCGCAGGCGTGCTGCCCGCCGTGTTCCTGCCGAACCCGCTGGACGTCGCCCGCCGCCTATGGCTCGCCGTCGCCCAGGGCGGGATCCTCACCTACGCCGGTGTGACCTTGCGCGAGGCCCTGCTCGGCTGCCTGCTCGCCGCCACCGCAGCCCTCCCACTGGCCTGGGCCCTGTACCGCTGGGCCCTGTTCAGCCGCATCGTCCTGCCCTACGTCGCCGCCTCCCAGGCCGTGCCCGCCATCGCCGTCGCCCCCCTGCTCGTCCTGTGGATCGGCTACGGCACGCTGCCGGTCATCGTCCTGTGCGCCTTCATGGTCTTCTTCCCCATCACCGTCTCCGTCCTGCTGGGCCTCAGGGGCCTGGACACCGACGTCCTCGACGCCGCCCGCCTCGACGGCGCCCACGGCCTCACGCTCCTGGCCTACATGGAGCTGCCCATGGCCCTGCCCTCGATCCTCGCGGGGCTGCGCACCGGCTTCACCCTGTCGGTCACCGGCGCCGTCGTCGGCGAGATGACCATGGGCGGTGAGGGACTGGGCATGGTCCTGTCACACCAGCGTGACAGCGTGGACACCACGGGCCTGTTCTCCACCATCGTCCTGCTGTGCGTCATGGCGACGTCGATCCACTGGTGCCTGTACGAGCTCGAGCGGCGCAGCCGCGTCGTGGCCGCCATGCGCGGGCGCCGCGCCACCTAA
- a CDS encoding ABC transporter substrate-binding protein: MTRSLARSTLTRRSLLAAALVAGPAVMLASCSSGTASRGGTASAAADLVIGMTYTPNVQFAPFYMAANAGEYADGVSLRHHGAQEGQFDALLAGTEHLVVASADEAVVAASRGNDLVVVGGYYQRYPGSIIVPEDSTITALANLKGRRLGVPGRTGSTWFTVQLALETAGLSESDVDVQEIGFTQQAALVSGKVDAISGFTNNDAVQLAQNGLPVRTIDVAPQVPLVGASLVTTRALLDTRREDLAAAVTASVAGMELFVADPDGAVEATRAYVTDLVDGTQAARAREVANATAALVKPDADTVVGSLTSEHVGEMIDFLAGHGLLGETTPSTDEVCDPLS, translated from the coding sequence ATGACCCGCAGCCTCGCCCGCTCGACCCTCACCCGCCGCAGCCTCCTGGCCGCAGCGCTGGTTGCCGGACCCGCCGTCATGCTCGCCTCCTGCTCCTCGGGCACCGCCTCGCGCGGCGGTACCGCCTCCGCGGCCGCCGACCTCGTCATCGGCATGACCTACACGCCCAACGTCCAATTCGCCCCCTTCTACATGGCCGCCAACGCCGGCGAGTACGCCGATGGCGTGAGCCTGCGCCACCACGGAGCCCAGGAGGGGCAGTTCGACGCCCTGCTCGCCGGGACCGAGCACCTCGTCGTCGCCTCCGCGGACGAGGCCGTCGTCGCCGCCTCGCGCGGCAACGACCTCGTCGTCGTCGGCGGCTACTACCAGCGCTACCCCGGCAGCATCATCGTCCCCGAGGACTCCACCATCACCGCCCTGGCCAACCTCAAGGGCCGCCGCCTCGGCGTGCCCGGCCGCACGGGCTCCACCTGGTTCACCGTCCAGCTCGCGCTGGAGACCGCGGGCCTGAGCGAGTCCGACGTCGATGTCCAGGAGATCGGCTTCACCCAGCAGGCGGCCCTCGTCTCCGGCAAGGTGGACGCCATCTCGGGCTTCACCAACAACGACGCCGTCCAGCTCGCCCAGAACGGCCTGCCGGTGCGCACGATCGACGTCGCCCCCCAGGTGCCGCTGGTCGGCGCCTCACTCGTGACCACCCGGGCCCTGCTGGATACCCGTCGTGAGGATCTCGCTGCGGCGGTGACCGCCTCGGTGGCCGGCATGGAGCTCTTCGTGGCCGACCCCGACGGCGCCGTCGAGGCCACCCGCGCCTATGTCACCGACCTCGTTGACGGCACCCAGGCAGCCCGTGCCCGCGAGGTCGCCAACGCCACCGCCGCCCTCGTCAAGCCCGACGCGGACACCGTCGTCGGCTCCCTCACGTCCGAGCACGTGGGGGAGATGATCGACTTCCTCGCCGGCCACGGCCTGCTGGGGGAGACGACGCCCTCCACGGACGAGGTCTGCGACCCGCTCAGCTGA
- the hisG gene encoding ATP phosphoribosyltransferase has product MLRIAVPNKGSLSEPATTMLKEAGYRTRRTGRELVLVDQDNDVELFFLRPRDIAVYVGQGTVHAGITGRDLLLDSGVEALEHLPLGFARSTFRFAAPAGTMRSLEDVVGKRVATSYDVLVRNYLESQGVQASTVHLDGAVESSVQLGVADLIADVVETGTTLRAAGLEVFGEPILSSEAVLITTERYRDEPSLATLVRRLEGVMRARSYVLIDYDVRMNDLHLATAITPGLESPTVSPLQNPDWVAVRAMVPRKDMNRVMDELYEVGARAILVSSLLACRL; this is encoded by the coding sequence GTGCTGCGCATCGCCGTCCCCAACAAGGGGTCCCTGTCCGAGCCCGCCACCACCATGCTCAAGGAGGCCGGCTACCGCACGCGCCGCACCGGCCGCGAGCTCGTCCTCGTCGACCAGGACAACGACGTCGAACTGTTCTTCCTGCGCCCGCGCGACATTGCCGTCTACGTCGGCCAGGGCACGGTCCACGCCGGCATCACGGGACGCGACCTGCTGCTCGACTCCGGTGTTGAGGCTCTCGAGCACCTGCCGCTCGGCTTCGCCCGCTCGACCTTCCGCTTCGCCGCCCCGGCGGGCACGATGCGCAGCCTTGAGGACGTCGTCGGCAAGCGCGTGGCCACCTCCTACGACGTGCTCGTGCGCAACTACCTCGAGTCCCAGGGTGTTCAGGCCTCGACCGTCCACCTCGACGGGGCCGTGGAGTCCTCCGTCCAGCTGGGCGTGGCGGACCTCATCGCGGATGTGGTGGAGACGGGCACGACCCTGCGCGCCGCGGGCCTGGAGGTCTTCGGCGAGCCGATCCTCTCAAGCGAGGCCGTGCTCATCACCACCGAGCGCTACCGCGACGAGCCGAGCCTGGCCACGCTCGTGCGCCGCCTGGAGGGCGTCATGCGGGCCCGCTCCTACGTGCTCATCGACTACGACGTGCGCATGAACGACCTGCACCTGGCGACGGCGATCACGCCGGGGCTGGAGTCCCCGACGGTCTCGCCACTGCAGAACCCGGACTGGGTGGCGGTGCGGGCCATGGTGCCGCGCAAGGACATGAACCGGGTGATGGACGAGCTCTACGAGGTGGGCGCGCGCGCCATCCTCGTTTCCTCGCTGCTGGCCTGCCGCCTGTGA
- a CDS encoding phosphoribosyl-ATP diphosphatase, whose product MKNFEDLFAELQHKAATRPEGSGTVEELDRGVHFIGKKLVEEAAEAWMACEHESDEAACEELSQLLYHAQVMMVAKGYTLDDVYRYL is encoded by the coding sequence ATGAAGAACTTCGAGGACCTGTTCGCCGAGCTGCAGCACAAGGCCGCCACCCGCCCCGAGGGCTCGGGCACGGTCGAGGAGCTGGACCGGGGTGTGCACTTCATCGGCAAGAAGCTGGTTGAGGAGGCAGCCGAGGCCTGGATGGCTTGCGAGCATGAGTCGGACGAGGCCGCCTGCGAGGAGCTGAGCCAGCTGCTGTACCACGCGCAGGTAATGATGGTGGCCAAGGGCTACACCCTCGACGACGTCTACCGCTACCTCTGA
- a CDS encoding DUF3866 family protein has protein sequence MMWRDGEVLSVRRAWGPANRSCAELEVRISAGPAGAGCFGPGQCLRAIAYEQVTGVPEPGERVRLEVSALERGLGTGGHAMVTARLSVLVADDVSEGHLVKARYMPDQVMVVGIDEQGAAHHELLSQPVGTLSLDAVPVVVADLHSSLPAVLTGLRSPSVGRWEEAPRTVYVMTDGGALPLAYSRTVAQLREAGWLAGTVTAGQAWGGDLEAVSLHNALLAARHVLDAEVVVVVQGPGNLGTDTPWGFSGVACGDAVNAVAALGGRAVACLRVSEADARERHRGVSHHSLTAYGRVALAGADVVVPLLDGPLGEQVRAQAQALCEPRSVGAQHRRVDVALDGLLEALKHMEAATGVRLSTMGRGLDADRAAFLAAAAAGRHAAGLLAGR, from the coding sequence ATGATGTGGCGCGACGGCGAGGTGCTCTCAGTGCGACGTGCGTGGGGGCCGGCGAACCGCTCCTGCGCCGAGCTTGAGGTGCGTATCAGTGCCGGCCCGGCGGGCGCCGGGTGCTTCGGCCCCGGGCAGTGCCTGCGTGCCATCGCCTACGAGCAGGTGACCGGGGTGCCCGAGCCGGGTGAGCGTGTGCGCCTGGAGGTCTCCGCCCTCGAGCGCGGCCTGGGCACCGGCGGTCACGCAATGGTCACGGCCCGGCTGTCAGTGCTGGTGGCCGATGACGTGAGCGAGGGCCACCTTGTCAAGGCCCGGTACATGCCCGACCAGGTGATGGTTGTCGGCATCGACGAGCAGGGCGCCGCGCACCACGAGCTCCTGTCCCAGCCGGTGGGAACGCTCAGCCTGGACGCCGTGCCCGTCGTCGTCGCGGACCTGCACTCGAGCCTGCCGGCGGTGCTCACCGGCCTGCGCAGCCCCTCTGTTGGCCGGTGGGAGGAGGCGCCGCGCACCGTGTACGTCATGACCGACGGCGGCGCCCTGCCCCTGGCCTACTCGCGCACCGTCGCGCAGCTGCGTGAGGCCGGCTGGCTCGCCGGGACGGTGACGGCCGGGCAGGCGTGGGGCGGGGACCTGGAGGCGGTGAGCCTGCACAACGCGCTTCTGGCCGCGCGGCACGTGCTGGACGCCGAGGTCGTCGTCGTTGTTCAAGGGCCGGGCAACCTGGGCACGGACACGCCGTGGGGCTTTTCCGGGGTGGCCTGCGGGGATGCGGTCAATGCCGTGGCCGCGCTCGGTGGGCGCGCCGTCGCCTGCCTGCGCGTGTCCGAGGCGGATGCGCGTGAGCGCCACCGGGGCGTCTCCCACCACTCGCTCACGGCCTACGGGCGTGTGGCGCTGGCCGGGGCGGACGTCGTGGTGCCGCTGCTCGACGGGCCCCTGGGTGAGCAGGTCCGGGCACAGGCGCAGGCCTTGTGCGAGCCGCGATCAGTGGGAGCGCAGCACCGGCGTGTCGACGTCGCCCTCGACGGGCTCCTGGAGGCCCTCAAGCACATGGAGGCGGCCACGGGGGTGAGGCTGTCGACGATGGGTAGGGGGCTGGATGCGGACCGGGCCGCCTTCCTCGCCGCCGCGGCGGCGGGGCGTCACGCCGCGGGCCTGCTGGCAGGGCGCTGA
- a CDS encoding helix-turn-helix transcriptional regulator: protein MSSSVSQVPAEERQVNLLLALRHTRDGMSATDIISRVSGYDPDGGDGARRMFERDKEVLRSIGVPLVVESVAGEPCYRVDEDHYVLPPLRLQAEDVAVLELAASAWRDGTLPQPARRALTKLLAVAPARTGQEVVPDLSIDLAGQDVPTVLLTAIEERRRVSFDYLSARTGTVRHRIVEPYRLRLSEGAWYLDARDTRVAPPPAAGSSGASGSSGSSDDGRRVFRLARLRGEVSVVSEPGAFTPDPEPGTDPEAHAAAVLALAPGRAHALRRRGQEPAAQPRRRAPEGWDVVAVAYEDLMVMAGGLAALADAVVVLEPEALREAVLDHLRGAAALGKEQ from the coding sequence GTGAGCAGCAGCGTGTCCCAGGTCCCGGCCGAGGAGCGGCAGGTCAACCTCCTGCTGGCCCTGCGCCACACCCGCGACGGGATGAGCGCCACCGACATCATCAGCCGGGTCAGCGGCTACGACCCCGACGGCGGCGATGGGGCGCGGCGCATGTTCGAGCGGGACAAGGAGGTCCTGCGCTCCATCGGCGTGCCCCTCGTCGTCGAGTCGGTGGCCGGCGAGCCCTGCTACCGAGTGGACGAGGACCACTACGTCCTGCCGCCCCTGCGGCTTCAGGCCGAGGACGTCGCCGTCCTGGAGCTGGCGGCCTCCGCCTGGCGCGACGGCACCCTGCCCCAGCCCGCCCGGCGCGCCCTGACCAAGCTGCTCGCCGTCGCCCCCGCCCGCACAGGTCAGGAGGTGGTGCCGGACCTGAGCATCGACCTGGCCGGCCAGGACGTGCCCACCGTGCTGCTCACCGCCATCGAGGAGCGCCGCCGGGTCTCCTTCGACTACCTCTCCGCCCGTACGGGCACCGTGCGCCACAGGATCGTCGAGCCGTACCGACTGCGCCTGAGTGAGGGCGCCTGGTACCTCGACGCCCGCGACACGCGGGTGGCCCCGCCCCCGGCTGCCGGGTCCAGCGGAGCTTCCGGCAGCTCCGGCAGCTCCGACGACGGTCGGCGCGTCTTCCGCCTGGCACGCCTGCGCGGTGAGGTGAGCGTCGTGAGTGAGCCCGGCGCCTTCACCCCCGACCCGGAGCCCGGCACCGACCCCGAGGCGCACGCCGCCGCCGTGCTCGCCCTCGCCCCGGGGCGGGCCCACGCCCTGCGCCGACGCGGGCAGGAGCCCGCCGCCCAACCCCGGCGTCGGGCCCCCGAGGGCTGGGACGTCGTCGCCGTCGCCTACGAGGACCTCATGGTCATGGCGGGTGGCCTGGCCGCCCTTGCGGACGCCGTCGTCGTCCTTGAGCCCGAGGCCCTGCGTGAGGCCGTCCTCGACCACCTGCGCGGGGCCGCCGCGCTCGGCAAGGAGCAGTGA
- a CDS encoding helix-turn-helix transcriptional regulator, translating to MARPSSTDRLLRLLALPAWVSDHPGATLAQAAAQFGVTEGQLRRDVETLWVSGLPGGTPDLLVDFDADLLDEGRLRLTAPLGLDRPVTLTREEGTALLLSLRVLARLLSAVPGATAPLRRAEQVLSDLLEAPVQAVGESEDPVLAAVTRALAEGRRLHLVYASATDERSERDVDPFEIVSDGSHLSLRAWCTHRRAERTFRLDRILQATVTEQAAAPHRRLRAQGLERLADREEAQTAELHLAPAGRWLVEQAGCERVEEHPDGTLTATVRGRSRDWLVGLVLSAGRHVLDVSPPELREEAAARARAALALAQGDRQGDSTS from the coding sequence ATGGCACGACCCTCCTCCACCGACCGCCTCCTGCGCCTGCTCGCCCTGCCTGCCTGGGTGAGCGACCACCCCGGGGCGACGCTCGCGCAGGCCGCCGCCCAGTTCGGGGTCACCGAGGGCCAGTTGCGCCGCGACGTCGAGACCCTGTGGGTCTCCGGACTGCCCGGTGGCACGCCGGACCTCCTCGTGGACTTCGACGCCGACCTGCTCGACGAGGGCCGACTGCGCCTGACCGCGCCGCTGGGACTCGACCGCCCCGTCACCCTCACCCGTGAGGAGGGCACCGCCCTCCTGCTGTCTCTGCGGGTCCTGGCCCGCCTCCTGTCCGCCGTCCCCGGTGCTACCGCACCGCTGCGCCGTGCGGAGCAGGTGCTGTCCGACCTGCTCGAGGCCCCTGTGCAGGCGGTGGGGGAGAGCGAGGACCCGGTGCTCGCCGCCGTCACCCGCGCCCTGGCCGAGGGCCGGCGCCTGCACCTGGTGTACGCCTCGGCCACCGACGAGCGCAGCGAGCGCGACGTCGACCCCTTCGAGATCGTCTCCGACGGCTCGCACCTGTCCCTGAGGGCCTGGTGCACGCACCGGCGCGCCGAGCGCACCTTCCGCCTCGACCGGATCCTTCAGGCCACGGTGACCGAGCAGGCGGCCGCGCCGCACCGGCGTCTGCGCGCCCAAGGCCTGGAGCGCCTGGCTGACCGTGAGGAGGCGCAAACGGCCGAGCTGCACCTGGCGCCGGCCGGCCGCTGGCTCGTGGAGCAGGCCGGCTGCGAGCGGGTCGAGGAGCATCCGGACGGCACGCTCACCGCCACCGTGCGTGGGCGCAGCCGGGACTGGCTCGTGGGCCTCGTGCTCAGTGCTGGACGTCACGTCCTGGATGTCAGTCCGCCCGAGCTGCGCGAGGAGGCCGCGGCCCGTGCCCGAGCCGCCCTGGCCCTCGCGCAGGGTGACAGGCAGGGCGACAGCACATCCTGA
- the tatA gene encoding Sec-independent protein translocase subunit TatA: protein MKFSPTHIVVLLVLVLLIFGAGKLPEIAGSIGKSMKVFKKEVKELREDDGASATPVEPAQIQQPQQGTYYTQPTQMGQTAPQQHTDGTTPQA, encoded by the coding sequence GTGAAGTTCTCACCCACCCACATCGTTGTCCTCCTCGTCCTCGTCCTGCTCATCTTCGGGGCCGGCAAGCTCCCGGAGATCGCCGGCTCCATCGGCAAGTCGATGAAGGTCTTCAAGAAGGAGGTCAAGGAGCTGCGCGAGGACGACGGCGCCTCCGCGACCCCCGTCGAGCCGGCCCAGATCCAGCAGCCGCAGCAGGGCACCTACTACACGCAGCCGACCCAGATGGGTCAGACCGCCCCGCAGCAGCACACGGACGGCACCACCCCGCAGGCCTGA
- the tatC gene encoding twin-arginine translocase subunit TatC produces MSIGDHLREARNRLVISAAGVLVMAVVGYMVYDPVFSLITRPIEVANANGANISMNFDTVLSSFDMRLKVSIWLGVLFSSPLWMYEFWAYVGPGMTRKEKLYTWAYGLVGLVLFASGVGLGVWILPHAVSILTSFIPKSGTGFIQATLYLSFVMRLLLVFGAAFLLPELLVALNRLGLLKGTTMLKGWRWAVLAIFTFMAFANPLPDPWSMILMALPITGLYFLACFMSISHDKRVARRRAKEDAELDAALADKPTTPALPDSESTAQLPAGTSES; encoded by the coding sequence ATGTCCATCGGGGACCACCTGCGCGAGGCACGCAACCGCCTGGTCATCTCAGCGGCGGGCGTGCTCGTCATGGCGGTCGTCGGCTACATGGTCTATGACCCGGTCTTCTCCCTCATCACCCGGCCCATTGAGGTCGCCAACGCCAACGGCGCCAACATTTCGATGAACTTCGACACCGTCCTGTCCTCCTTCGACATGCGACTCAAGGTGTCGATCTGGCTCGGCGTCCTGTTCTCCTCGCCCCTGTGGATGTACGAGTTCTGGGCCTACGTCGGCCCCGGCATGACCCGCAAGGAGAAGCTGTACACCTGGGCCTATGGCCTCGTCGGCCTCGTCCTGTTCGCCTCGGGTGTTGGCCTGGGCGTGTGGATTCTGCCCCACGCGGTGTCCATCCTCACCAGCTTCATCCCCAAGTCCGGCACCGGCTTCATCCAGGCCACGCTCTACCTCAGTTTCGTCATGAGGCTGCTGCTCGTCTTCGGTGCCGCCTTCCTGCTGCCCGAGCTGCTCGTGGCTCTCAACCGCCTCGGTCTGCTCAAGGGCACGACGATGCTCAAGGGCTGGCGCTGGGCAGTTCTGGCGATCTTCACCTTCATGGCCTTCGCCAACCCCCTGCCGGACCCCTGGTCGATGATCCTCATGGCACTGCCGATCACCGGCCTGTACTTCCTCGCCTGCTTCATGTCGATCAGCCATGACAAGCGGGTGGCCCGGCGCCGCGCCAAGGAGGACGCCGAGCTCGACGCCGCCCTCGCGGACAAGCCCACCACCCCGGCCCTGCCCGACTCCGAGAGCACTGCCCAGCTTCCGGCCGGCACGAGCGAGTCCTGA